Proteins from one Salinispora arenicola genomic window:
- a CDS encoding iron chaperone has protein sequence MANVVDKYLADLPAEQRAALQRLRDTIRSAAPQAEETIRSGVPAFRINNRPLVSIGAASNHLSLYIMYGDVLRTHADDLHEYDTSNTVVRYQPDKPLPDRLVTKLVKARLAEITD, from the coding sequence ATGGCGAACGTAGTCGACAAGTACCTGGCGGATCTGCCGGCCGAGCAGCGGGCGGCGCTGCAACGGTTGCGCGACACGATCCGGTCTGCGGCACCGCAGGCCGAGGAGACCATCCGCAGTGGCGTCCCGGCGTTTCGGATCAACAATCGGCCGCTGGTTAGCATCGGGGCGGCGAGCAACCACCTCAGCCTGTACATCATGTACGGCGATGTGCTGCGAACCCACGCCGACGACCTGCACGAGTATGACACGTCGAACACGGTCGTGCGCTACCAGCCGGACAAGCCGCTGCCCGACCGCCTCGTCACCAAGCTGGTCAAGGCCCGCCTGGCAGAGATCACGGACTGA
- a CDS encoding aldehyde dehydrogenase family protein: MRSLGRPLVSCRWRWDAVAVRAAYGRHAEGVGRGSLRHPQHAGCGQTVTSFGVPTLLYCGAGRAAVAVSKTPGQSSVSYDRRARGRCGLLAVAHRLCRRQIQCHRRPLSTKGRQMGELGMTIDGSSMWGRQTFGVVDPATGAVFAHAPVCTVEQLDQAMDAALRAFHEWRREDDVRRAALRECARVLLGALDELAATITAEQGKPRAASVAEVVAAVSWLRYYAELDIGREIVQDDRHGYADVVRRPLGVVAAITPWNFPVALAMWKLAPALRAGNTVVLKPSPYAPMSALMTGEVLGRVLPAGVVNVVTGPDPLGDRIVTHPVPRMVSFTGSVATGRRVAAAAAGGLKRMTLELGGNDPAVVLDDVDPEQVADDIFWAALADNGQRCMAAKRVYVARHRHDDLVEALAARARATRVGPGSQPSVQLGPLGNQLQVGRMAEYVRDALAHGAALAAGGTALDRPGYFYAPTVLAGATDGVRVVDEEQFGPVLPVIAYRDVDDAVNRANASDFGLTASVWSADLERANAVAARLDAGQVSVNAHAAGVRPDLPFGGHKCSGIGVENGVWGLHSFTDLQATVRPAPKRRRQTRTG, from the coding sequence GTGCGGTCGCTCGGGCGGCCGCTGGTCTCGTGTCGCTGGCGGTGGGACGCCGTCGCCGTGCGGGCGGCGTACGGCCGGCACGCCGAGGGTGTCGGCCGTGGTTCCCTGCGGCACCCCCAGCATGCTGGCTGCGGCCAGACGGTCACGTCTTTCGGCGTGCCGACTTTGCTCTACTGCGGTGCCGGTCGGGCGGCCGTGGCTGTCTCGAAGACGCCGGGACAGTCGTCCGTCTCGTACGATCGCCGGGCACGGGGTCGCTGCGGCCTACTCGCCGTAGCGCACCGGCTCTGCCGCCGGCAGATTCAGTGCCACCGCCGGCCACTGTCGACGAAAGGCAGACAGATGGGTGAGCTCGGCATGACGATCGACGGCTCCTCGATGTGGGGGCGACAGACCTTCGGCGTCGTGGATCCGGCCACCGGCGCGGTCTTCGCGCACGCGCCGGTCTGCACCGTGGAGCAACTGGACCAGGCAATGGACGCAGCTCTACGGGCGTTCCACGAATGGCGACGGGAGGACGACGTTCGGCGGGCGGCGCTGCGGGAGTGTGCCCGTGTGCTGCTCGGTGCCTTGGACGAACTAGCGGCCACGATCACCGCCGAGCAGGGCAAACCGAGGGCGGCCTCGGTCGCAGAGGTCGTCGCGGCGGTGTCCTGGCTGCGGTATTACGCTGAGTTGGACATCGGACGGGAGATCGTCCAAGACGACCGTCACGGCTACGCCGACGTGGTCCGCCGTCCCCTCGGGGTGGTCGCGGCGATCACGCCGTGGAACTTTCCGGTCGCGCTGGCCATGTGGAAGCTGGCCCCGGCGCTGCGAGCGGGTAACACGGTGGTGCTCAAACCGTCCCCGTACGCGCCGATGTCCGCGCTGATGACGGGCGAGGTGCTCGGCCGTGTACTGCCGGCGGGCGTGGTGAACGTGGTGACCGGACCGGACCCACTGGGCGACCGGATCGTGACCCACCCGGTACCCAGGATGGTTAGCTTCACCGGCTCGGTGGCGACCGGGCGTCGGGTGGCCGCGGCCGCGGCCGGCGGGCTCAAACGGATGACTCTGGAACTGGGCGGCAACGACCCTGCGGTGGTGCTCGACGACGTCGATCCGGAACAGGTCGCTGACGATATCTTTTGGGCGGCGTTGGCCGACAACGGGCAGCGGTGTATGGCGGCGAAGCGGGTCTACGTCGCCCGGCACCGCCACGACGACCTAGTCGAGGCGCTGGCGGCCCGGGCGCGCGCGACTCGCGTCGGTCCTGGCTCGCAGCCGTCCGTGCAACTCGGCCCGCTCGGTAACCAGCTGCAGGTCGGGCGGATGGCGGAATACGTGCGCGACGCGCTGGCGCACGGCGCGGCGCTGGCGGCCGGCGGGACGGCGCTCGACCGGCCCGGCTACTTCTACGCCCCGACGGTGCTGGCAGGGGCGACCGACGGGGTGCGGGTCGTCGACGAGGAGCAGTTCGGGCCGGTTCTGCCGGTGATCGCGTACCGGGACGTGGACGACGCGGTGAACAGGGCCAACGCCTCGGACTTCGGGTTGACCGCCTCGGTCTGGTCCGCAGACCTGGAGCGGGCAAACGCGGTTGCCGCGCGGCTGGACGCCGGGCAGGTCTCGGTGAACGCGCACGCCGCCGGAGTGCGGCCGGACCTGCCCTTCGGTGGTCACAAATGCAGCGGTATCGGGGTGGAGAACGGGGTTTGGGGTCTCCACTCGTTTACCGATCTCCAGGCGACGGTCCGGCCGGCCCCGAAGCGGCGGCGGCAGACCCGCACCGGCTGA
- the galE gene encoding UDP-glucose 4-epimerase GalE produces MKVLVAGGAGFIGSTVASALIDAGHRPIVLDSLVTGRREFCHGRDFYHGDIADGRLVDQILAEHPDISAAIHCAALIVVPDSVDRPIPYYRENVSKTLDFVDRLLANSVDRLLFSSSAAIYQPGDDLGVEETSPVNPTSPYAQTKIVVERMLADIAGSSALRVVSLRYFNPIGADPLLRTGPQMPMPSHVLGRLIEAHRTGRPFRVTGVDYPTRDGSGLRDYVHVWDLAGAHVRALERFDDLFRPGTSGHTAVNLGTGAGTTVLELVEAFNSLVSRPVRVEPAPRRPGDVPGSFSRSDQAEQLLGWRAQLDVRRGIVDSLAWFDRRPRVLPDLLESADAARRLAATFGR; encoded by the coding sequence GTGAAGGTACTCGTTGCGGGCGGAGCCGGATTCATCGGCAGCACCGTCGCCTCGGCATTGATCGACGCCGGGCACCGACCCATTGTCTTGGACAGCCTCGTCACCGGGCGCCGCGAGTTCTGCCACGGCCGGGACTTCTACCACGGTGACATCGCCGACGGTCGACTGGTCGACCAGATCCTCGCCGAGCACCCGGACATCAGTGCGGCCATCCACTGTGCTGCCTTGATCGTAGTGCCCGACTCCGTCGATCGGCCCATCCCCTACTACCGCGAGAACGTGTCAAAGACGCTCGACTTCGTGGACCGGCTTCTCGCCAACAGCGTCGACCGGTTGCTGTTCAGCTCGTCTGCGGCGATCTACCAGCCAGGTGACGACTTGGGTGTGGAGGAGACGTCACCGGTAAACCCGACCAGTCCGTACGCCCAGACCAAGATCGTGGTGGAGCGGATGCTCGCGGACATCGCAGGTAGCAGTGCGCTGCGGGTGGTGTCGCTACGCTACTTCAATCCGATCGGCGCCGACCCATTGCTGCGGACGGGACCGCAGATGCCCATGCCCAGTCACGTCCTGGGTCGGCTGATCGAGGCGCACCGAACCGGCCGGCCGTTCCGGGTAACCGGGGTCGACTACCCGACCCGCGACGGCTCAGGCCTGCGGGACTACGTACACGTATGGGACCTCGCCGGTGCGCACGTACGGGCGTTGGAACGGTTCGACGATCTGTTCCGCCCGGGTACGTCCGGGCACACCGCCGTCAACCTGGGTACCGGAGCCGGCACGACGGTGCTGGAGTTGGTCGAGGCGTTCAACTCATTGGTGTCGAGGCCGGTCCGGGTGGAACCGGCACCGCGCCGCCCCGGTGACGTTCCGGGTTCCTTCTCCCGTAGCGACCAAGCCGAGCAGTTGCTCGGCTGGCGGGCGCAGCTGGACGTGCGGCGGGGGAT